One Oscillatoria sp. FACHB-1406 DNA window includes the following coding sequences:
- a CDS encoding DUF948 domain-containing protein translates to MLVDPIFWLGLSLFLVAVSLTAVLVALIPAVLEISRAARSAEKLFDTLRQEFPPTLEAIRLTGSEIVELTEELNDGANSASEVARQVDRSLTDARLQAEKLSVETRSLAAGVKAAWDTWNRRPPHS, encoded by the coding sequence GTGCTAGTAGATCCAATCTTTTGGCTGGGACTGTCACTCTTTTTAGTAGCCGTTAGCTTAACGGCTGTTTTAGTCGCGCTGATTCCTGCGGTTCTAGAAATCTCCCGGGCGGCGCGCAGTGCGGAGAAACTCTTCGATACCCTCCGACAGGAATTTCCGCCGACATTAGAAGCAATTCGTCTCACTGGCTCAGAAATTGTCGAACTAACCGAAGAACTGAACGATGGTGCGAATAGCGCCAGCGAAGTCGCTCGACAAGTCGATCGCAGTTTAACCGACGCGCGCCTGCAAGCCGAGAAACTTTCAGTGGAAACGCGCAGTTTAGCAGCGGGCGTGAAGGCGGCTTGGGATACCTGGAACCGTCGCCCGCCCCATTCGTAA
- the ligA gene encoding NAD-dependent DNA ligase LigA translates to MTVTPQTQQRASQLRQQLQEAGYAYYVLDAPIMEDTVYDRLYRELQELEERYPELIVADSPTQRVGDRPAERFTSIRHNIPLYSLENAFNIPELEKWDGRWRRHLTASTTEESAEYVCELKIDGSAIALTYEHGILVRGATRGDGISGEDITPNIRTIRAIPLRLTLENPPPIVEVRGEAFLPLEEFNRINQERASTGEPLFANPRNAAAGTLRQLDPKIVDRRRLAFFAYTLHLPEATPNPPQSQWQALEYLQHIGFSVNPNRKLCQSLAEVETYFQQWDSGRKSLPYMTDGVVVKLNSFPLQERLGFTNKFPRWAIALKYPAEEVPTVVREITVNIGRTGAATPMAIMEPVQVAGTTVQRATLHNQDRIAELDIRVGDTVIIRKAGEIIPEVVRVLLELRPPDTQAYTMPKNCPECDSQLVRPAGESVTRCLNSSCSAILRGSVVHWASRDALDIKGLGEKLVEQIVEKEIARSVADLYELTREKLMSLERMGEKLADKLINAISNSKQQSYPRVLYGLGIRYVGKTNAELLAESFPTIQALSQASVDDLESTYGIGSEIAQSVWQWFKIPANQELVGRLQAIGLNFGSEDSPDVKPMGEQLLAGKTFVVTGTLPTLSRQEAEALIKQSGGKISSSVSQKTDYIVVGDKAGSKLEKAQQLGIVQLSESELLERVGGKEKG, encoded by the coding sequence ATGACAGTCACTCCCCAAACCCAACAGCGCGCGAGCCAACTGCGGCAGCAATTACAAGAAGCAGGCTATGCTTACTATGTCCTCGATGCGCCCATCATGGAAGATACGGTTTACGATCGCTTGTATCGGGAACTGCAAGAACTCGAAGAACGCTACCCCGAACTGATTGTAGCCGATAGTCCGACCCAGCGCGTCGGCGATCGCCCCGCAGAACGATTCACCAGCATTCGCCACAATATCCCCCTCTACAGCCTCGAAAATGCCTTTAATATCCCCGAATTGGAAAAGTGGGATGGACGCTGGCGGCGACATTTAACAGCTTCCACCACCGAGGAAAGCGCCGAGTATGTGTGCGAACTCAAAATCGACGGTTCCGCGATCGCGCTAACCTACGAACATGGTATCCTAGTGCGCGGAGCAACGCGCGGCGACGGGATTTCTGGCGAAGACATTACCCCCAATATCCGCACCATCCGCGCCATTCCCCTGCGCCTCACCCTCGAAAACCCGCCCCCCATCGTCGAAGTGCGCGGCGAAGCTTTTCTCCCCCTCGAGGAATTCAACCGCATTAACCAAGAACGCGCCAGCACCGGAGAACCCCTCTTCGCCAACCCTCGCAACGCCGCCGCCGGAACCCTACGCCAACTCGACCCTAAAATTGTAGATCGCCGCCGCCTCGCTTTTTTCGCCTACACGCTCCATCTCCCCGAAGCTACGCCTAACCCGCCCCAAAGTCAATGGCAAGCCCTTGAATATCTACAACACATCGGCTTTTCTGTCAACCCCAATCGCAAACTCTGTCAATCCTTAGCTGAAGTAGAAACGTACTTTCAGCAGTGGGATAGCGGGCGCAAAAGCTTGCCCTATATGACAGATGGAGTCGTTGTCAAACTCAATTCTTTCCCACTCCAAGAACGCCTCGGCTTCACCAATAAATTCCCCCGTTGGGCGATCGCGCTCAAATATCCCGCCGAAGAAGTTCCCACTGTTGTCCGCGAAATTACGGTAAATATTGGTCGCACGGGAGCCGCAACCCCGATGGCAATTATGGAACCCGTCCAAGTCGCTGGAACAACGGTACAGCGCGCAACACTCCACAACCAAGATCGCATCGCCGAACTCGATATCCGCGTCGGTGATACTGTAATTATACGCAAAGCAGGTGAAATTATACCCGAAGTCGTGCGCGTTCTCCTCGAACTGCGCCCGCCCGACACCCAAGCTTATACAATGCCCAAAAACTGCCCGGAGTGCGACTCCCAACTGGTTCGCCCTGCTGGGGAGTCGGTGACGCGCTGCCTCAATAGTTCTTGCTCCGCAATATTACGGGGAAGCGTCGTGCATTGGGCCTCGCGAGATGCCTTGGATATTAAGGGGTTGGGGGAAAAGTTGGTCGAACAGATTGTCGAGAAGGAAATCGCGCGATCGGTTGCAGATTTATACGAATTAACTCGCGAAAAATTGATGAGTTTAGAGCGAATGGGAGAGAAATTAGCCGATAAATTAATTAATGCTATTTCTAACTCTAAACAACAATCCTATCCGCGCGTTTTATATGGTTTAGGTATCCGCTATGTCGGCAAAACTAACGCAGAACTACTCGCCGAATCCTTTCCAACCATCCAAGCTTTAAGTCAAGCTTCTGTAGACGATTTAGAATCGACTTATGGCATTGGTTCGGAAATCGCTCAATCAGTGTGGCAATGGTTTAAAATTCCTGCCAATCAAGAATTAGTCGGGCGATTACAAGCAATAGGATTGAACTTTGGCAGCGAAGATAGCCCCGACGTTAAGCCGATGGGGGAGCAACTATTGGCAGGAAAAACATTTGTCGTAACGGGGACATTACCCACCTTAAGCCGTCAAGAAGCAGAAGCCTTAATTAAGCAATCTGGGGGAAAAATCAGTAGTTCTGTCAGTCAGAAAACCGATTATATTGTAGTCGGAGATAAGGCAGGCTCGAAGTTAGAAAAAGCGCAACAATTGGGGATCGTTCAGTTAAGCGAATCGGAACTTTTAGAACGGGTAGGCGGCAAAGAAAAAGGATAA
- a CDS encoding CocE/NonD family hydrolase, whose translation MNVDRETATMKTRDGVRLDADIYRPDSNERFPVLLMRQPYGRAIASTVVYAHPQWYASQGYIVVVQDVRGRGTSEGEFELFAREVEDGFDSVEWAAQLPGSTGEVGMYGFSYQGMTQLYAAQAKSQALKVLCPSMVAYNLYSDWAYENGSFCWQANLGWAVQLAAETARLKGDLTAFKTLYLASRNLPLYDFSPPFDECLRRYAPGNFFYEWLNHSTEDEYWQNLSPNLEGVDLPMLHIGGWFDPYLRGTLNLYRSRLASANPQSLIIGPWAHLPWGRKLGEIDYGETAQSAIDRLQLRWFDYFLKGIDTGLLNDPSVCLFEMGSNQWRYFEEFPQPEFKLYGFASDGLASIREDGGSLVELQADSSTKKGESCEDILVRDPWRPVPALGGHAMSPAGSFERSALDCRSDILTYTSAPLTAELQIVGEVWVEVDCVADAPSFDLCAVLSEVRQPGSVYNVTQGYLRCDRAPQMRHTLKIPLQATCAKIEPGCCLRLSLSADCFPAYALNPGTGTEAKVANFLEAKIITIRVRSGQDSLSCLRLPIYHP comes from the coding sequence ATGAATGTCGATCGAGAAACGGCTACGATGAAAACCCGCGATGGGGTAAGATTGGATGCAGATATCTACCGCCCCGATAGCAACGAACGGTTTCCCGTGTTGCTGATGCGGCAACCTTACGGGCGCGCGATTGCTTCCACCGTTGTCTACGCGCATCCCCAGTGGTACGCCAGCCAAGGGTACATCGTCGTCGTGCAAGATGTACGCGGTAGGGGAACCTCTGAAGGCGAATTTGAGTTATTCGCGCGCGAAGTGGAAGACGGGTTTGATAGTGTCGAGTGGGCGGCACAATTGCCGGGAAGTACCGGCGAGGTGGGGATGTATGGGTTTTCCTACCAAGGAATGACGCAACTGTACGCCGCACAAGCCAAATCGCAGGCACTTAAAGTATTGTGTCCGAGCATGGTTGCTTACAATTTATACTCCGATTGGGCGTATGAAAATGGGTCTTTTTGTTGGCAAGCAAATTTAGGCTGGGCGGTGCAACTTGCAGCAGAAACGGCTCGTTTGAAAGGAGATTTGACGGCGTTTAAAACGTTGTATCTCGCGTCGCGGAATTTACCGTTATACGATTTTTCACCACCGTTTGATGAATGTTTGAGGAGGTATGCACCGGGGAATTTTTTCTATGAATGGTTAAACCATTCTACCGAGGATGAGTATTGGCAAAATCTTTCGCCGAATTTAGAGGGAGTAGATTTGCCAATGCTGCATATTGGCGGTTGGTTCGATCCTTATTTACGAGGAACACTAAACTTATATCGATCGCGTCTCGCATCCGCAAACCCTCAATCGTTAATTATCGGGCCGTGGGCGCATCTACCCTGGGGAAGAAAGCTCGGAGAAATCGACTATGGAGAGACAGCCCAAAGTGCGATCGATCGCTTGCAACTGCGTTGGTTCGATTACTTTTTAAAAGGCATCGATACGGGACTTTTAAACGATCCGTCCGTTTGTTTATTTGAAATGGGAAGCAATCAATGGCGGTATTTCGAGGAGTTTCCTCAACCCGAATTTAAACTTTATGGTTTTGCGAGCGATGGTTTAGCGAGTATTCGGGAAGATGGGGGAAGTTTAGTAGAATTGCAGGCGGATTCTAGCACTAAGAAAGGTGAAAGCTGCGAAGATATTTTAGTAAGAGATCCTTGGCGACCCGTGCCAGCATTAGGCGGTCATGCGATGAGTCCGGCGGGTTCTTTTGAGCGTTCTGCGCTTGATTGTCGCAGCGATATTTTAACCTATACGAGCGCGCCGCTAACCGCAGAGTTACAGATTGTGGGCGAAGTTTGGGTAGAAGTAGATTGCGTTGCGGATGCGCCGAGTTTCGATTTATGTGCGGTGTTATCGGAGGTGCGGCAGCCAGGGAGCGTTTATAATGTTACGCAAGGTTATCTTCGCTGCGATCGCGCGCCCCAGATGCGTCATACTTTAAAGATTCCCCTGCAAGCAACTTGTGCGAAAATCGAGCCAGGGTGTTGCTTGCGTTTGAGCTTGAGTGCGGATTGTTTTCCAGCTTATGCGCTGAATCCGGGGACGGGAACTGAGGCGAAAGTTGCCAACTTTTTAGAGGCTAAAATTATTACAATTCGAGTACGCAGCGGACAAGATTCGCTATCGTGCTTGCGGTTGCCAATTTATCATCCTTAA
- a CDS encoding CBS domain-containing protein, producing the protein MMRAEEIMTREVVTIKGSATVAEAVALMKEKKLRALIIEQRNEIDPYGIVSETDIINKVAAYGHDPKKMRVYEIMTKPCITVDPDLGVEYVARLFGMTRIRRAPVVREKLLGIISVSDILYKSDFVEKPKGSFTLYCEDNPIATETSLYED; encoded by the coding sequence ATGATGCGAGCCGAAGAAATCATGACGCGCGAGGTGGTGACAATAAAAGGTTCTGCCACTGTCGCCGAAGCTGTTGCCTTAATGAAAGAGAAAAAGTTGCGCGCTCTAATTATCGAGCAGCGTAACGAGATCGATCCCTACGGTATTGTTAGCGAAACCGATATCATTAACAAAGTTGCGGCTTACGGTCACGACCCGAAAAAAATGCGGGTCTACGAGATTATGACTAAGCCGTGCATTACGGTGGATCCGGATTTAGGGGTAGAATATGTCGCGCGCTTGTTTGGAATGACGAGAATTCGCCGCGCGCCCGTCGTTCGCGAGAAGTTACTCGGCATTATTTCAGTGAGCGATATTCTCTATAAAAGCGATTTTGTAGAAAAACCAAAGGGCAGTTTTACTCTGTATTGTGAGGATAATCCAATCGCTACTGAAACTAGCCTTTATGAGGATTAG
- a CDS encoding YtxH domain-containing protein: MTTKSTGWFIGGMLVGTAIGTAAGLLFAPRSGKETRRLLEKSAEALPELAEDLSTTVQLQADRLSESALQNWEDTLNRLKDAIAAGLEASQQQREQLMPPRPSVSNPSTPLDRRL, translated from the coding sequence GTGACAACGAAAAGCACGGGATGGTTCATTGGCGGAATGCTAGTCGGCACGGCAATCGGCACGGCAGCAGGCTTATTATTTGCCCCTCGTTCGGGTAAGGAAACGCGGCGACTGCTGGAGAAGTCAGCGGAAGCATTACCCGAACTAGCGGAAGATTTATCCACAACGGTACAATTGCAAGCCGATCGCTTATCGGAGTCGGCGCTGCAAAACTGGGAAGACACGCTCAACCGACTCAAGGACGCGATCGCAGCGGGCTTAGAAGCTAGCCAGCAGCAGCGCGAGCAACTCATGCCCCCTCGTCCTAGCGTCTCCAATCCTTCCACGCCCCTCGACCGTCGTTTATAG
- a CDS encoding DUF928 domain-containing protein: MLFPRCLTLLSISFLCSQLLPCAPPGGLGLQAASAESTSAAKSLFNLPVNSKPARSQGAASRDGQDTTLRECDGSQRSSQLALLLPSQEVAGQTVSAHPSFFWSVSQPISVPIKFSLLRPGNNGIDETVYEKQVSVSKAGIVALDLPADIPELVPGQLYMWTVSLQCNEKRPSANPVYISWVERVAPGKELQVTIDKAANDRDRAIAYAHFGAWYDALAAFYRAKSANPNDPSIEADLSSLLSSVGLQNPATASR; this comes from the coding sequence ATGTTGTTCCCTCGCTGTTTGACCTTACTCTCGATTTCATTTCTTTGCTCGCAGTTGCTCCCTTGCGCACCTCCTGGAGGACTCGGCCTACAGGCTGCCTCAGCCGAATCTACATCGGCAGCAAAATCGCTGTTCAACCTGCCCGTCAATTCAAAACCCGCCCGCAGCCAAGGTGCAGCCTCGCGAGACGGTCAAGATACAACTTTACGCGAATGCGATGGCTCTCAACGGAGTTCGCAACTCGCATTACTCCTCCCTTCCCAGGAAGTAGCGGGACAAACCGTATCGGCGCATCCGAGTTTTTTCTGGAGCGTTTCGCAACCTATCTCCGTACCGATTAAATTTTCTCTACTTCGTCCCGGCAATAACGGCATTGACGAAACGGTTTACGAAAAGCAAGTTTCAGTCTCGAAGGCCGGTATTGTCGCCCTCGATCTCCCAGCCGATATACCCGAACTCGTACCGGGTCAACTTTATATGTGGACGGTTAGCCTCCAGTGCAACGAAAAGCGACCTTCTGCCAATCCTGTTTATATTAGTTGGGTCGAGCGCGTCGCCCCCGGCAAGGAACTTCAAGTCACAATTGACAAAGCCGCTAACGATCGCGATCGCGCGATCGCCTATGCCCATTTCGGAGCCTGGTATGATGCACTTGCCGCCTTCTATCGCGCTAAATCAGCCAATCCTAACGATCCTAGCATCGAAGCAGACTTAAGCTCGCTGCTGAGTTCTGTTGGCTTGCAAAACCCAGCAACGGCTTCTCGTTAA
- a CDS encoding ABC transporter permease: protein MNPVESIQMATTTLANNKLRSVLTMLGIIIGNASTIATIGIGQGAQRLAAEQFESLGPNVLFVVPGSEEERRTTFDIPKTLVLADSDAIASQVPTVKEVAPQITLSQIISYRSRNTNQTIIGATPTFLSVRSFEIASGRFINDSDLQRNNRVVVLGSEIAKKFFSSEEPIGKRIRIKNIGFEVIGVMKAKGSFLGNNQDDTAYIPLSTMSSQVVGRTSPYGTEVSFINVSAKDEKSVRAARFQIENLLRLRHKITGKDDFGVRTQKDILTIVNTVTSGLTVMLAAVSGISLLVGGIGVMNIMLVSVTERTQEIGLRKAVGAQESEILTQFLIEAVILSAAGGLLGTLLGVSGTLLVGAISPLKAGISPAAIILAVSISGGIGLFFGVFPARRAAKLDPIVALRTA, encoded by the coding sequence GTGAATCCGGTTGAAAGCATTCAAATGGCAACGACAACGCTTGCCAATAACAAACTTCGCAGCGTTTTAACGATGCTCGGAATTATTATCGGCAACGCTTCCACGATTGCCACGATTGGGATCGGTCAAGGCGCGCAACGCTTAGCAGCAGAACAGTTTGAATCGCTCGGTCCCAACGTTTTATTTGTCGTCCCCGGTTCCGAGGAAGAACGGCGAACGACCTTCGATATTCCTAAAACGTTGGTGTTAGCCGATTCGGATGCGATCGCGTCCCAAGTTCCCACCGTCAAAGAAGTTGCACCACAAATCACCCTCTCTCAAATTATTTCCTATCGCAGTCGCAACACCAATCAAACCATTATCGGTGCGACTCCCACATTTCTCTCAGTTCGCAGTTTTGAGATTGCTAGCGGTCGATTTATTAATGATTCCGATCTCCAACGCAACAATCGCGTTGTCGTGCTGGGTTCGGAAATTGCAAAAAAATTCTTTAGCAGCGAAGAACCGATTGGCAAGCGCATTCGCATCAAAAATATTGGCTTTGAAGTCATCGGCGTAATGAAAGCAAAAGGATCTTTCCTCGGCAACAACCAAGACGACACCGCTTACATTCCCCTCAGCACCATGTCCAGTCAAGTCGTAGGACGAACTTCGCCTTACGGTACTGAAGTTTCTTTTATTAATGTTTCTGCTAAAGATGAAAAAAGCGTGCGCGCGGCAAGATTTCAAATTGAAAATTTATTGCGCTTGCGCCACAAAATTACGGGGAAAGATGACTTTGGGGTGCGAACGCAGAAAGATATTCTCACGATTGTTAATACAGTAACAAGCGGACTCACTGTAATGCTGGCGGCAGTGTCGGGAATTTCTCTATTAGTTGGCGGGATTGGTGTTATGAATATCATGCTCGTTTCTGTCACCGAACGTACTCAAGAAATCGGGCTGCGCAAGGCAGTTGGCGCGCAAGAAAGCGAGATATTAACCCAATTTTTAATCGAAGCTGTAATCCTTTCAGCCGCAGGAGGATTGCTCGGAACGCTATTAGGCGTAAGCGGGACTTTACTCGTCGGTGCTATCAGTCCGCTCAAAGCTGGAATTTCTCCCGCTGCTATTATCCTAGCGGTTAGCATTTCCGGTGGAATTGGTTTATTTTTTGGGGTATTTCCCGCTCGTCGTGCGGCGAAGTTGGATCCGATTGTGGCTTTGAGAACGGCGTAG